The Streptomyces sp. CC0208 genome window below encodes:
- a CDS encoding ComEA family DNA-binding protein: MEADSSSGGRRDTDAGSGDWRERAGLALRERMPVWLQTRYGLERRSVVALSVLLVVAAVFALQHFWTGRTQSVQAPEVVRAAAPFGESGTESGQTGVRGQRAAAEAAVPGGVSNTAGAPGAQIVVDVGGKVREPGIQRLPAGSRVADALKAAGGVRPGTNTDTLNRARFLVDGEQVVVGGPPAPAPAPGTGGSVTGGPAGTAAAPVSLNTATVDQLDTLPGVGPVLAQHIVDYRTRHGGFRSVDELREVNGIGDRRFADLRNLVRP, translated from the coding sequence CTGGAGGCCGACAGCAGTAGTGGCGGCCGGCGGGACACCGATGCCGGGAGCGGGGACTGGCGGGAACGGGCCGGGCTGGCTCTGCGGGAGCGGATGCCGGTGTGGCTGCAGACGCGATACGGGCTGGAGCGGCGGAGCGTGGTCGCGCTCTCGGTACTGCTCGTCGTGGCCGCGGTGTTCGCCCTCCAGCACTTCTGGACGGGCCGGACACAGTCCGTCCAGGCGCCCGAAGTGGTGCGCGCGGCGGCCCCGTTCGGGGAGAGCGGTACGGAGAGCGGGCAGACCGGCGTCAGGGGACAGCGAGCTGCGGCCGAGGCGGCCGTCCCGGGCGGGGTCTCGAACACGGCGGGTGCGCCCGGAGCCCAGATCGTCGTGGACGTCGGCGGCAAGGTCCGTGAGCCTGGGATCCAGCGGTTGCCGGCCGGTTCGAGGGTCGCCGACGCGTTGAAGGCGGCCGGTGGCGTGCGCCCGGGCACGAACACCGACACGCTCAACCGCGCGCGGTTCCTCGTGGACGGCGAGCAGGTGGTCGTCGGCGGCCCGCCCGCACCCGCACCCGCGCCGGGCACGGGCGGTTCCGTCACCGGCGGTCCCGCCGGTACGGCGGCGGCTCCCGTCTCCCTGAACACGGCCACCGTGGACCAGCTGGACACCCTGCCCGGCGTCGGCCCCGTGCTGGCCCAGCACATCGTCGACTACCGCACCCGTCACGGCGGCTTCCGCTCGGTCGACGAACTGCGTGAGGTCAACGGCATCGGCGACCGTCGCTTCGCCGATCTGCGGAATCTCGTACGGCCATGA
- the leuS gene encoding leucine--tRNA ligase — protein sequence MSETNPAAPAEVAAPHRYTAAVAAEIEARWQDFWDADGTYAAPNPKGDLAGDPELVAKPKKFIMDMFPYPSGAGLHVGHPLGYIATDVFARFQRMTGHNVLHTLGFDAFGLPAEQHAVQTGEHPRVTTEAAINNMKSQLRRLGLGHDKRRSFATIDPDYYKWTQWIFLQIFNSWYDDQAKKARPISELVAAFESGERAVPGGRSWDALSAAERADVLGEYRLAYASEAPVNWCPGLGTVLANEEVTADGRSERGNFPVFKAKLRQWNMRITAYADRLLDDLNELDWPEAIKLQQRNWIGRSEGARVDFPVDGEAITVFTTRQDTLFGATYMVLAPEHPLVEKFTPQEWPEGTHDVWTGGHATPAEAVAAYRAQAASKSDVERQAEAKDKTGVFTGVFATNPVNGEQIPVFIADYVLMGYGTGAIMAVPAHDTRDFAFARAFELPIRCVVEPSDDRGTDASTWDDAFSSYDAKIVNSHGEDVSLDGLGVTEAKARITEWLQSKGIGEGTVNFRLRDWLFSRQRYWGEPFPIVYDEDGIAHSLPESMLPLELPEVEDYSPRTFDPDDADTEPETPLSRNEDWVNVTLDLGDGRGPRRYRRETNTMPNWAGSCWYELRYLDPHNSEQLVDPEIEQYWMGPRAGQPHGGVDLYVGGAEHAVLHLLYARFWSKVLYDLGHVSSAEPFHKLYNQGMIQAFVYRDSRGFPVPATEIEERDGAFFHNGEQVKRELGKMGKSLKNAVTPEAICEEYGADTLRLYEMAMGPLDVSRPWDTRAVVGQYRLLQRLWRNIVDEATGEVTVVDAEPDETTLRALHKAIDGVRQDLEGLRFNTAIAKVTELNNHLTKAGGPVARPVAEALVLLITPLAPHIAEELWRKLGHTGSVVHQDFPVADPRYVVDETVTCVVQVKGKVKARLEVSPAISDDELEKVALADEKVVAALDGAGIRKVIVRAPKLVNIVPA from the coding sequence ATGAGCGAGACGAACCCCGCAGCCCCCGCCGAGGTGGCCGCGCCGCACCGCTACACGGCCGCCGTCGCGGCCGAGATCGAGGCACGCTGGCAGGACTTCTGGGACGCCGACGGCACCTACGCGGCACCCAACCCCAAGGGTGACCTGGCGGGTGACCCCGAGCTGGTCGCCAAGCCCAAGAAGTTCATCATGGACATGTTCCCGTATCCCTCCGGTGCGGGCCTGCATGTCGGCCACCCGCTGGGCTACATCGCCACCGACGTCTTCGCCCGCTTCCAGCGGATGACCGGTCACAACGTCCTGCACACCCTGGGCTTCGACGCCTTCGGCCTGCCCGCCGAGCAGCACGCCGTGCAGACCGGCGAGCACCCCCGGGTCACCACCGAGGCCGCCATCAACAACATGAAGTCCCAGCTGCGCCGGCTGGGCCTGGGCCACGACAAGCGCCGGTCGTTCGCCACGATCGACCCGGACTACTACAAGTGGACCCAGTGGATCTTCCTGCAGATCTTCAACTCCTGGTACGACGACCAGGCGAAGAAGGCCCGCCCGATCTCCGAGCTGGTCGCCGCGTTCGAGTCCGGTGAGCGTGCGGTTCCCGGCGGCCGTTCCTGGGACGCCCTGTCCGCCGCCGAGCGTGCCGACGTGCTGGGCGAGTACCGCCTGGCGTACGCCTCCGAAGCGCCGGTCAACTGGTGCCCGGGCCTGGGCACCGTGCTGGCCAACGAGGAGGTCACCGCCGACGGCCGCTCCGAGCGCGGCAACTTCCCGGTCTTCAAGGCCAAGCTGCGCCAGTGGAACATGCGGATCACCGCGTACGCCGACCGTCTGCTGGACGACCTGAACGAGCTGGACTGGCCCGAGGCCATCAAGCTGCAGCAGCGCAACTGGATCGGCCGCTCCGAGGGCGCCCGCGTCGACTTCCCCGTGGACGGCGAGGCGATCACGGTCTTCACCACGCGCCAGGACACCCTGTTCGGCGCGACCTACATGGTGCTGGCCCCCGAACACCCGCTGGTCGAGAAGTTCACGCCGCAGGAATGGCCCGAGGGCACGCACGACGTGTGGACCGGCGGACACGCCACCCCGGCTGAGGCCGTCGCCGCCTACCGCGCCCAGGCCGCCTCCAAGTCGGACGTCGAGCGCCAGGCCGAGGCCAAGGACAAGACCGGCGTCTTCACCGGCGTGTTCGCGACCAACCCGGTCAACGGCGAGCAGATCCCCGTCTTCATCGCCGACTACGTCCTGATGGGCTACGGCACCGGCGCGATCATGGCCGTACCGGCGCACGACACGCGTGACTTCGCCTTCGCGCGCGCCTTCGAGCTGCCGATCCGCTGCGTGGTCGAGCCCAGCGACGACCGGGGCACCGACGCCTCGACGTGGGACGACGCCTTCTCCTCGTACGACGCCAAGATCGTGAACTCGCACGGCGAGGACGTCTCCCTGGACGGCCTGGGCGTCACCGAGGCCAAGGCGCGCATCACCGAGTGGCTGCAGAGCAAGGGCATCGGCGAGGGAACCGTCAACTTCCGGCTGCGGGACTGGCTGTTCAGCCGCCAGCGCTACTGGGGCGAGCCCTTCCCGATCGTCTACGACGAGGACGGCATCGCCCACTCGCTGCCCGAGTCGATGCTGCCGCTGGAGCTGCCCGAGGTCGAGGACTACTCGCCGCGCACCTTCGACCCGGACGACGCGGACACCGAGCCCGAGACGCCGCTGTCCCGCAACGAGGACTGGGTCAACGTCACGCTGGATCTGGGTGACGGCCGCGGTCCGCGCCGCTACCGCCGCGAGACCAACACCATGCCCAACTGGGCCGGTTCCTGCTGGTACGAACTGCGCTACCTGGACCCGCACAACAGCGAGCAGCTGGTCGACCCCGAGATCGAGCAGTACTGGATGGGCCCGCGCGCGGGACAGCCGCACGGCGGTGTCGACCTGTACGTCGGCGGCGCCGAGCACGCCGTGCTGCACCTGCTGTATGCGCGCTTCTGGTCCAAGGTCCTGTACGACCTGGGGCACGTCTCGTCGGCCGAGCCGTTCCACAAGCTGTACAACCAGGGCATGATCCAGGCCTTCGTCTACCGCGACAGCCGGGGCTTCCCGGTGCCTGCCACCGAGATCGAGGAGCGCGACGGCGCCTTCTTCCACAACGGCGAGCAGGTCAAGCGCGAGCTGGGCAAGATGGGCAAGTCCCTGAAGAACGCCGTCACCCCCGAGGCGATCTGCGAGGAGTACGGCGCCGACACCCTGCGCCTGTACGAGATGGCGATGGGCCCGCTGGACGTCTCCCGACCGTGGGACACGCGCGCGGTGGTCGGCCAGTACCGCCTGCTGCAGCGGCTGTGGCGCAACATCGTCGACGAGGCCACCGGCGAGGTGACCGTCGTCGACGCCGAGCCCGACGAGACCACGCTGCGCGCCCTGCACAAGGCGATCGACGGGGTGCGCCAGGACCTGGAGGGGCTGCGCTTCAACACGGCCATCGCCAAGGTCACGGAGCTGAACAACCACCTGACCAAGGCGGGCGGCCCGGTCGCGCGCCCGGTCGCCGAGGCGCTGGTCCTGCTGATCACGCCGCTGGCCCCGCACATCGCCGAGGAGCTGTGGCGCAAGCTGGGCCACACCGGCTCGGTCGTCCACCAGGACTTCCCGGTCGCCGACCCGCGGTACGTCGTGGACGAGACCGTGACCTGCGTGGTCCAGGTCAAGGGCAAGGTCAAGGCCCGCCTGGAGGTCTCGCCGGCCATCTCCGACGACGAGCTGGAGAAGGTCGCGCTGGCCGACGAGAAGGTCGTGGCGGCGCTGGACGGGGCGGGCATCCGCAAGGTGATCGTGCGGGCGCCGAAGCTGGTGAACATCGTTCCGGCGTAG
- the rsfS gene encoding ribosome silencing factor: MTATDRSLELVNTAAQAAADKLAHDVIAYDVSDVLSITDAFLLASAPNDRQVKSIVDEIEERLSKELGAKPVRREGDREARWVLLDYVDIVVHVQHSEERVFYALERLWKDCPELELPADAKATRGKAQEHAELRAAEDDAEFGEPR; the protein is encoded by the coding sequence GTGACCGCGACTGACCGTTCTCTCGAGCTCGTCAACACCGCCGCGCAGGCGGCCGCCGACAAGCTCGCCCACGATGTGATCGCCTACGACGTCAGCGACGTCCTCTCGATCACCGACGCCTTCCTGCTGGCGTCCGCACCCAACGACCGCCAGGTCAAGTCCATCGTCGACGAGATCGAGGAGCGGCTCTCGAAGGAGCTCGGCGCCAAGCCGGTGCGCCGCGAGGGCGACCGCGAGGCGCGCTGGGTCCTGCTCGACTACGTGGACATCGTCGTCCACGTCCAGCACAGCGAGGAGCGGGTCTTCTACGCCCTGGAGCGGCTGTGGAAGGACTGCCCCGAGCTGGAGCTGCCGGCCGACGCCAAGGCGACCCGCGGCAAGGCGCAGGAGCACGCCGAGCTCCGGGCCGCGGAGGACGACGCCGAGTTCGGGGAGCCGCGTTGA
- a CDS encoding DegV family protein — translation MSRHVAIVTDSTAYLPQGTMERHGITAVPLTVVLGDRALEEGTEITARSLAQALQKRRPVTTSRPSPQTFAEHYRKVAESGATGIVSLHLSAELSGTYDAAVLAARESPVPVRVVDTGMIAMALGFCALAAAETAETGGTMDEAVTAAEKRAAGTSAYFYVDTLDYLRRGGRIGAAQALLGSALAVKPLLKLAGGRIEPLEKVRTASKAIARLEEIAADRAGSAPVDIAVHHLSAPDRASALADRLRARVTGLADLHVSEVGAVIGAHTGPGLLGVVVSPR, via the coding sequence ATGTCCCGCCATGTCGCGATCGTCACGGATTCAACGGCCTACCTGCCGCAGGGGACGATGGAGCGGCACGGCATCACAGCGGTACCCCTGACCGTGGTCCTCGGTGACCGCGCGCTGGAGGAGGGCACCGAGATCACCGCCCGGTCGCTGGCCCAGGCACTCCAGAAGCGACGCCCCGTCACCACCTCGCGACCCAGCCCGCAGACCTTCGCGGAGCACTACCGCAAGGTCGCCGAGTCCGGCGCGACCGGCATCGTGTCGCTGCATCTGTCCGCCGAGCTCTCCGGCACCTACGACGCTGCGGTCCTGGCGGCGCGGGAGTCGCCGGTGCCGGTGCGCGTCGTCGACACCGGCATGATCGCCATGGCTCTCGGGTTCTGTGCGCTCGCCGCCGCCGAGACCGCGGAGACGGGCGGCACGATGGACGAGGCCGTCACGGCCGCGGAGAAGCGGGCCGCGGGCACGTCCGCCTACTTCTACGTCGACACCCTCGACTATCTGCGCCGCGGAGGCCGGATCGGGGCCGCGCAGGCCCTCCTCGGTTCGGCGCTCGCCGTCAAGCCCTTGCTGAAGCTCGCCGGCGGGCGGATCGAGCCCCTGGAGAAGGTGCGGACGGCGTCCAAGGCCATCGCCCGTCTGGAGGAGATCGCCGCGGACCGGGCCGGCAGTGCGCCGGTCGACATCGCCGTCCACCATCTGTCGGCCCCGGACCGGGCGTCGGCCCTCGCGGACCGTCTGCGGGCGCGGGTGACGGGACTTGCCGACCTGCATGTGAGCGAGGTGGGGGCGGTGATCGGGGCGCACACGGGGCCGGGGCTGCTGGGAGTCGTGGTCTCGCCGCGGTGA
- a CDS encoding NADH-quinone oxidoreductase subunit NuoF family protein, translated as MNEALPDVPEVRVVGLPQLTSGFDLVERLDLPMHLKVHGPLEPMGGEQLAKLSEAINLKGRGGAGFPFHKKLRSVAEAAIKRGVRPVVVVNGSEDEPACRKDTVLINRAPHLILDGALLAAEALGARTLVIGVTRESTQRSMEAALAERGLSNGRRSALRARVQRNPVRMVTGAAASLIRSIDGGPAIPPGRKVSASQNGVGGAPTLLSNAETFAQLAIAARIGPERYGNTGLYDEPGTVMLTVSGAVARPMVIEVPTGVPLRYVLQLAGAPPVPQGVLTGGYHGKWIDAATVNEAIVSRNSLDAVGGALGAGAILPITQETCPLGESLRVAQWLAEESAGQCGPCYLGLPAAARGMEDILNGGGPAALEALKQVAKNVKRRGACSHPDGSAMFLESTIKAFTDDLAAHVLGNGCGRPVEGVLPLFEGGKMPTGIPGGAEAEENGPSRQKIYVDWTLCRGHGLCADILPEVFELGADGFPTVAQAQVPRYAEAKALRAVRRCPALALRLEEESPRDKGPARNLPVLSQGRGRRALGR; from the coding sequence GTGAACGAGGCCCTGCCCGACGTACCAGAAGTCCGCGTAGTCGGTCTTCCCCAACTCACGTCGGGCTTCGACCTTGTCGAACGACTTGACCTGCCCATGCACCTGAAGGTGCATGGGCCGCTCGAACCCATGGGCGGCGAGCAACTCGCGAAGCTCTCCGAAGCCATCAACCTGAAGGGGCGCGGCGGTGCCGGCTTCCCCTTCCACAAGAAGCTGCGCTCGGTCGCCGAAGCGGCGATCAAGCGCGGTGTGCGGCCGGTCGTCGTCGTCAACGGCAGCGAGGACGAACCCGCCTGCCGCAAGGACACGGTCCTCATCAACCGGGCCCCGCACCTCATCCTGGACGGCGCTCTCCTGGCCGCCGAGGCCCTGGGTGCCCGCACGCTCGTGATCGGGGTCACCCGGGAGTCCACGCAGCGCTCCATGGAGGCCGCCCTCGCCGAGCGCGGCCTCAGCAACGGCCGCCGATCGGCGCTACGCGCACGCGTGCAGCGCAATCCCGTCCGCATGGTCACCGGAGCGGCGGCCTCGCTGATCCGTTCCATCGACGGCGGCCCGGCCATCCCGCCCGGCCGCAAGGTCAGCGCCTCGCAGAACGGCGTCGGCGGCGCACCGACCCTGCTGTCCAACGCCGAGACCTTCGCGCAGCTGGCGATCGCCGCGCGCATCGGTCCTGAGCGCTACGGCAACACCGGTCTGTACGACGAGCCGGGCACCGTCATGCTCACGGTCTCCGGCGCCGTCGCGCGCCCCATGGTGATCGAGGTCCCGACGGGCGTACCGCTGCGCTACGTCCTGCAGTTGGCCGGCGCCCCGCCGGTCCCGCAGGGTGTGCTGACGGGCGGCTACCACGGCAAGTGGATCGACGCGGCGACGGTCAACGAGGCGATCGTCTCCCGCAACTCCCTGGACGCGGTGGGCGGGGCGCTCGGCGCCGGCGCGATCCTGCCGATCACTCAGGAGACCTGCCCGCTGGGCGAGTCGCTGCGGGTGGCGCAGTGGCTGGCCGAGGAGAGCGCGGGCCAGTGCGGCCCCTGCTACCTCGGTCTGCCGGCCGCCGCGCGCGGCATGGAGGACATCCTCAACGGCGGCGGCCCGGCCGCCCTGGAGGCGCTCAAGCAGGTCGCCAAGAACGTGAAGCGGCGCGGCGCGTGCTCGCACCCGGACGGCTCCGCGATGTTCCTGGAGTCGACCATCAAGGCGTTCACGGACGACCTGGCCGCCCATGTCCTCGGCAACGGCTGCGGACGGCCCGTGGAGGGCGTTCTGCCGCTCTTCGAGGGCGGCAAGATGCCGACGGGCATCCCGGGCGGCGCCGAGGCCGAGGAGAACGGCCCCAGCCGTCAGAAGATCTACGTCGACTGGACGCTCTGCCGGGGCCACGGCCTGTGCGCCGACATCCTCCCCGAGGTCTTCGAACTCGGCGCCGACGGCTTCCCGACCGTCGCCCAGGCCCAGGTGCCGCGGTACGCCGAGGCGAAGGCTCTACGCGCGGTGCGTCGCTGCCCCGCGCTCGCCCTGCGCCTGGAGGAGGAGAGCCCGCGCGACAAGGGTCCCGCCCGCAACCTGCCGGTCCTCTCCCAGGGCCGTGGAAGGCGTGCGCTGGGCCGCTGA
- a CDS encoding cytochrome b/b6 domain-containing protein — translation MNPRSSNNTLPRTGRSAYGVATAVFLLAIPLVVVYGGVWLQDFLNFGAGVVTLVLLTCSVIWGLVAQDRLILNTRQRIVAQGVHRITAVGSIAFLLLHIGIKLTLDHTTWIAAFIPFGLGFSSSGGLIGLGTLAGQLMIFVGITGALRNRFASPAPVAARWRAMHMLAYPAWCAGLIHGLYAGRAVKAPIFTYMYALCVLGVIAALALRSAPRPFKRKVTDRVAMLLGAEERPGREELEASRARRAAESAAPGRQSRRAPESAGRRSESSLPGYEGLSQTGSIPAYQAPPAPEPAGSGFAAAYRAMSPGAQQPFDTGQTARMDMPMDMQAATDPIARMDPGGSTSGSWPVPTPPPVGEAPPSAYDPLQDTGYNIPTYGGNSGTASYLSGDVRDTGETNTLYGTYNPNDTYNSGPATDPAPGQSYDFDSPGSGEPWNTPSGGYR, via the coding sequence ATGAACCCTCGCAGTAGCAACAACACGCTCCCCCGGACGGGCCGGTCGGCCTATGGGGTGGCGACGGCCGTCTTCCTGCTGGCCATCCCTCTGGTCGTGGTGTACGGAGGTGTCTGGCTCCAGGACTTCCTCAACTTCGGAGCGGGCGTGGTCACGCTCGTCCTGCTCACCTGCTCCGTGATCTGGGGGCTGGTCGCGCAGGACCGGTTGATCCTCAACACCCGGCAACGGATCGTCGCCCAGGGTGTGCACCGGATCACCGCGGTGGGCTCGATCGCGTTCCTTCTCCTGCACATCGGGATCAAACTCACCCTCGACCACACCACGTGGATCGCCGCGTTCATCCCGTTCGGGCTCGGGTTCAGCAGCAGCGGAGGCCTCATAGGTCTCGGCACCCTGGCCGGCCAGCTCATGATCTTCGTCGGCATCACCGGCGCCCTGCGCAACCGGTTCGCGTCCCCGGCGCCGGTCGCGGCCCGCTGGCGCGCGATGCACATGCTGGCCTACCCGGCGTGGTGCGCCGGGCTGATCCACGGCCTGTACGCGGGCCGCGCGGTGAAGGCCCCGATCTTCACCTACATGTACGCGCTCTGCGTGCTCGGCGTCATAGCGGCCCTCGCCCTGCGCTCGGCACCGCGCCCGTTCAAGCGCAAGGTCACCGACCGGGTCGCCATGCTCCTGGGCGCCGAGGAGCGACCGGGCCGCGAGGAGCTGGAGGCCAGCCGGGCCAGGAGGGCCGCGGAGAGCGCCGCGCCGGGCCGCCAGAGCCGCAGGGCGCCCGAGTCCGCCGGCCGGCGCTCGGAGTCCTCCCTGCCGGGCTACGAGGGCCTGTCCCAGACCGGCTCCATTCCCGCCTACCAGGCCCCGCCGGCCCCGGAACCCGCGGGCAGCGGTTTCGCCGCCGCCTATCGCGCCATGTCACCGGGCGCACAGCAGCCCTTCGACACCGGCCAGACCGCCCGCATGGACATGCCGATGGACATGCAGGCCGCCACCGACCCCATCGCGCGCATGGACCCCGGCGGCAGCACCTCCGGCAGCTGGCCGGTGCCCACCCCGCCGCCGGTCGGCGAAGCACCCCCCTCCGCCTACGACCCGCTCCAGGACACGGGCTACAACATCCCGACCTATGGCGGTAATTCGGGCACGGCCAGCTACCTCTCAGGTGATGTACGCGACACCGGTGAGACAAACACCCTGTACGGCACGTACAACCCGAACGACACGTACAACAGCGGTCCCGCCACTGATCCAGCGCCCGGTCAGTCGTACGACTTCGACTCACCGGGATCGGGCGAACCTTGGAACACGCCTTCCGGAGGCTATAGGTGA
- a CDS encoding histidine phosphatase family protein: MTAPADRKGRGRRVILWRHGQTSWNVERRFQGTTDVELTETGVGQARRAARLLASLQPDAIVASDLRRAANTAAELAALTGLDVAHDEGLRETYAGVWQGLTHEEIIARHGEEYAAWKRGEPVRRGGGELETEVADRAAPVVLRHTEKLPEDGTLVVVSHGGTIRTTIGRLLGLDSRHWESLGGLSNCCWSVLGQGARGWRLLEHNAGTLPEPVLGDDD; this comes from the coding sequence TTGACCGCTCCCGCCGACCGCAAGGGCCGGGGCCGCCGCGTCATCCTGTGGCGGCACGGCCAGACCTCCTGGAACGTGGAGCGCCGCTTCCAGGGCACCACCGACGTCGAGCTCACCGAGACCGGCGTCGGCCAGGCCCGCCGCGCCGCCCGGCTGCTGGCCTCCCTGCAGCCCGACGCGATCGTCGCCTCCGACCTGCGCAGGGCCGCGAACACCGCCGCCGAGCTCGCCGCGCTCACCGGCCTGGACGTGGCCCACGACGAGGGCCTGCGCGAGACCTACGCGGGCGTCTGGCAGGGGCTGACGCACGAGGAGATCATCGCCCGGCACGGTGAGGAGTACGCCGCGTGGAAGCGCGGTGAGCCGGTCCGCCGCGGTGGCGGTGAACTGGAGACCGAGGTCGCCGACCGCGCCGCCCCCGTCGTGCTCCGGCACACCGAGAAGCTCCCCGAGGACGGCACGCTCGTCGTGGTCAGCCACGGCGGCACGATCCGCACCACCATCGGGCGGCTGCTCGGCCTGGACTCCCGGCACTGGGAGAGCCTTGGCGGCCTCTCCAACTGCTGCTGGTCCGTCCTCGGCCAGGGCGCCCGAGGCTGGCGCCTCCTGGAGCACAACGCCGGAACCCTCCCGGAGCCGGTGCTCGGCGACGACGACTGA